The proteins below come from a single Mytilus edulis chromosome 5, xbMytEdul2.2, whole genome shotgun sequence genomic window:
- the LOC139524372 gene encoding beta-1,3-galactosyltransferase brn-like, which yields MKERGRMEKILSYIVPRRRLAIPLLLLIGTVILILARAAGEMPRNTSSVPEFEEYTFESLLSTFHNVTQINPHEYNYLHSPIKICKANGNSEDPELLILVKSDVTHFSYRMGIRSTWGNFSINSLKLIFLLGYSSTIEDLVRRENDKYHDVVQENFVDAYRNNTLKTIMAFNWAVRTCPGTKYVLFVDDDYFVNVNSVTEFLKVNATLENDLFVGFRVDNARVFRYIESQWYMTKPEYPFLHYPPYISGGAMLLSMKTAMIIQNSLAYVRYLYVDDVYIGIVAYLLNINLSHSDRFALTFASDNLDSCLAAHNYGSPDNLIQEWRIFLRRHYDYTVHIYSQQMKDILYIK from the coding sequence ATGAAAGAAAGGGGTCGAATGGAAAAAATCTTAAGCTATATAGTACCTCGGCGTCGCTTGGCCATTCCATTACTCTTGTTGATTGGAACAGTCATATTAATTTTAGCAAGAGCTGCAGGCGAAATGCCTAGAAATACAAGCAGTGTTCCTGAGTTTGAAGAATACACTTTCGAAAGTCTCCTAAGTACATTCCATAATGTTACACAAATTAATCCTCACGAATATAACTATTTGCATTCtccaataaaaatatgtaaagcCAATGGTAATTCAGAAGATCCAGAACTTTTGATTTTAGTTAAGTCTGATGTAACGCATTTTAGTTATCGAATGGGCATAAGATCAACCTGGGGAAACTTTTCCATTAATTCATTAAAACTCATATTTTTATTAGGATACTCTTCGACAATAGAAGACTTAGTTCGAAGGGAAAATGACAAATACCATGACGTAGTGCAGGAAAACTTTGTCGACGCCTATAGAAATAACACATTAAAAACAATAATGGCATTTAATTGGGCTGTACGGACATGTCCTGGTACAAAATATGTATTATTTGTCGATGATGACTATTTCGTTAATGTCAATTCAGTAACAGAGTTCTTGAAAGTAAATGCCACATTAGAAAATGATTTGTTCGTAGGCTTTAGGGTAGACAATGCAAGAGTTTTTCGATATATTGAATCGCAATGGTACATGACAAAACCAGAATACCCCTTCCTTCATTATCCACCATATATTAGTGGTGGTGCGATGCTTTTATCGATGAAAACAGCTATGATTATACAGAACTCATTGGCATATGTAAGATATTTGTATGTGGACGATGTTTACATTGGTATCGTTGCATATTTACTCAATATCAATCTCTCTCATAGTGACCGTTTTGCATTGACCTTCGCCAGTGATAACCTTGACAGCTGTCTTGCAGCCCATAATTATGGATCGCCTGATAATTTGATCCAAGAATGGAGAATCTTTCTCCGGAGGCATTACGATTATACTGTTCATATATATTCACAACAAATGAAGGATATTTTATACATCAAATAG